A genomic window from Triticum urartu cultivar G1812 chromosome 7, Tu2.1, whole genome shotgun sequence includes:
- the LOC125519212 gene encoding uncharacterized protein LOC125519212, producing the protein MASTNTKKFPQDDAASAAPSTSTAFTEATSAAAADAPPFTAIAAASTSEAPSWAPRSSASPPPALPSERPQERGPEPPGAGTSGGWSFYAARVDRKGKKVAACEEAATWSRGSLLKLSPASHGHELKLLRGKGIWTDDGSCSTSRCGSAVINEKKSYNTETTGNLPIEALQGKSAQGSRYWELHDCPSNVEGMNPPGFSSRHPVWEGFAVPVKKEGGKLSFFCVACKKLLSGNAAVATKHMLCTKGCAISEEGKMDLKTRIREFDNRRNDLKRKCKEPKEGVVQGAKINKNTNDGLDQLPGVTECCSSALLSYSSSCGGLEGAMKATPGQLERDKDEVSISDHCSHRCPIAIARLEDIFRLVLTDGQNLMMTVFPPLILFPTASLQAYLCTHMQLKASYRVQQKVAMKIFSG; encoded by the exons ATGGCATCCACCAACACAAAGAAATTTCCCCAGGATGACGCTGCATCAGCAGCACCATCCACCTCCACAGCCTTCACTGAGGCGACGAGCGCCGCAGCCGCCGATGCCCCGCCCTTCACCGCCATCGCCGCGGCATCTACCTCAGAGGCGCCTTCTTGGGCGCCGCGCTCGTCGGCGTCACCTCCCCCCGCACTTCCGTCGGAGCGCCCCCAAGAACGGGGCCCTGAGCCGCCCGGAGCCGGCACCAGCGGAGGATGGAGTTTCTATGCGGCGAGGGTCGACCGGAAGGGAAAGAAGGTCGCCGCCTGCGAGGAGGCTGCCACTTGGTCGCGGGGCTCTTTGCTGAAGCTATCGCCTGCCTCCCACGGCCATGAG TTGAAATTGCTGCGTGGCAAGGGGATTTGGACCGATGACGGATCCTGTTCGACTTCCAGATG TGGCAGTGCAGTTATAAATGAAAAGAAGTCTTATAACACAGAGACCACTGGCAATCTTCCCATCGAAGCATTGCAG GGTAAGTCAGCTCAGGGTTCCAGATACTGGGAGCTGCACGACTGCCCTTCTAATGTGGAAGGAATGAATCCACCTGGGTTCTCTAGTCGCCACCCGGTTTGGGAAGGATTTGCTGTCCCCGTGAAGAAAGAAGGAGGAAAGTTATCCTTCTTTTGTGTTGCCTGTAAAAAGTTACTATCAGGGAATGCAGCTGTAGCGACGAAACACATGCTTTGTACAAAAGGTTGTGCGATTTCAGAAGAGGGTAAAATGGACCTCAAGACAAGAATCAGAGAATTTGACAACAGGAGGAATGATTTGAAAAGAAAGTGCAAGGAGCCAaaggagggtgttgttcaag GTgctaaaataaataagaatacgAATGATGGGCTGGATCAGCTTCCAGGCGTTACTGAGTGCTGTAGCAGTGCCTTACTTTCGTATTCTTCTTCCTGTGGTGGGCTTGAAG GTGCTATGAAAGCTACACCAGGACAACTAGAACGTGATAAGGATGAGGTTTCCATATCAGATCATTGTTCCCATCGCTGTCCTATAG CTATTGCAAGGCTGGAAGATATTTTCCGGCTTGTACTGACAGATGGGCAGAATCTGATGATGACCGTATTTCCTCCTTTGATCCTCTTTCCCACAGCTTCCTTACAG GCTTATTTGTGCACACATATGCAACTCAAAGCATCGTACCGCGTCCAGCAAAAGGTGGCAATGAAGATCTTTTCTGGCTAG